A section of the Roseivirga sp. BDSF3-8 genome encodes:
- a CDS encoding GNAT family N-acetyltransferase produces the protein MEFQVLSAIDTPTFLQKDEIATFLFEHLGKYGDPKEDIMKCLDYALSDFAHQGGFVLVARENGDIKGAVVINKTGMEGFVPENLLVYIAVHQDQRGKGIGKQLMERALDMAKGAVALHVEPDNPAKRLYERLGFTNKYLEMRYTK, from the coding sequence ATGGAATTTCAGGTACTGAGCGCAATAGACACTCCAACCTTTCTTCAGAAAGACGAGATAGCCACATTTCTGTTTGAGCATCTGGGTAAGTATGGTGATCCTAAAGAGGACATTATGAAGTGCCTGGATTACGCTCTCAGCGACTTTGCCCATCAGGGTGGTTTTGTACTGGTGGCGCGTGAAAATGGAGATATTAAAGGAGCCGTAGTAATAAATAAGACAGGAATGGAGGGCTTCGTGCCGGAAAACCTTCTTGTATATATTGCTGTACATCAGGACCAGCGGGGAAAAGGCATTGGAAAGCAACTAATGGAAAGGGCACTGGATATGGCTAAGGGTGCCGTTGCACTTCACGTTGAACCCGATAACCCTGCCAAAAGGCTTTACGAACGCCTGGGCTTCACAAATAAATATCTGGAGATGAGATACACGAAATAA
- a CDS encoding MarR family winged helix-turn-helix transcriptional regulator, with product MHTEDILRNIRKIIRALNLESKKLQKEHGLTITQLLVLRRLQVTPQQQVTQKELCEQLNLSRSTVTGVVDRMVKKNLLERLPKKNDKRTSYVGLTTHSLNMLSTIPDPIQVRLIKKLSEAPDAEQKKINESLYMLTVFLGIDQIEASPLLMAEEFQENKGNQSGDAV from the coding sequence ATGCATACGGAAGACATATTACGGAACATCCGAAAGATTATCAGGGCGCTGAACCTAGAATCCAAAAAGCTGCAGAAAGAGCATGGGCTTACGATTACCCAACTCCTGGTTTTACGCCGGCTTCAGGTAACTCCTCAACAGCAGGTAACCCAAAAAGAACTGTGTGAGCAACTTAACCTTAGTCGCAGCACAGTAACTGGGGTGGTAGACAGGATGGTCAAAAAAAACCTGTTGGAGCGTCTTCCAAAAAAAAATGATAAGCGAACTAGCTATGTAGGCCTTACTACGCATAGCCTGAATATGTTAAGCACTATCCCCGATCCTATCCAGGTCAGACTTATCAAAAAGCTGTCAGAAGCCCCTGACGCTGAGCAGAAAAAAATCAACGAATCACTATATATGCTAACTGTGTTTCTGGGTATCGATCAGATTGAGGCATCTCCTCTCCTCATGGCCGAGGAATTCCAGGAAAACAAGGGCAATCAATCCGGAGATGCAGTTTAA
- a CDS encoding succinate dehydrogenase/fumarate reductase iron-sulfur subunit, translating to MKLTLNIWRQKNATDKGKFVGYEVDDIIPEMSFLEMLDVLNEQLVAKGEDPVEFDHDCREGICGSCSLYINGRPHGPWKGTTACQLHMRAFKDGQSITIEPWRAKAFPVVKDLVTNRSSFDRIIESGGYVSVNTGGTPDANEIPIPKNVADKAFDAATCIGCGACVAACKNASAMLFVSAKVSQLAWLPQGQVERKSRAEKMVAQMDAEGFGACTNTGACSAECPKEIKLENIAKLNAEYLGAKATSENV from the coding sequence ATGAAACTTACTCTGAATATATGGCGTCAGAAGAACGCCACTGATAAAGGTAAATTCGTAGGCTACGAAGTCGATGACATCATTCCGGAGATGTCTTTTCTGGAAATGCTGGATGTGCTTAACGAGCAACTGGTAGCTAAAGGCGAAGATCCTGTAGAATTCGATCACGACTGCCGTGAAGGTATTTGCGGTAGCTGTAGTCTATATATTAATGGACGGCCTCATGGCCCCTGGAAAGGTACTACTGCCTGCCAGCTTCACATGAGAGCCTTCAAGGACGGACAAAGCATTACCATAGAACCCTGGAGAGCCAAGGCATTTCCTGTGGTTAAGGACCTGGTAACCAACCGTTCATCTTTCGACCGGATCATTGAGTCCGGCGGATATGTAAGCGTTAATACCGGTGGTACACCTGATGCCAATGAGATTCCAATACCCAAAAACGTGGCGGATAAGGCATTCGACGCGGCTACATGTATTGGCTGCGGTGCCTGCGTAGCTGCATGTAAAAATGCTTCTGCTATGCTGTTCGTAAGTGCTAAGGTATCGCAGCTTGCATGGCTGCCCCAGGGCCAGGTAGAGCGCAAGAGCAGAGCTGAAAAAATGGTGGCACAAATGGATGCCGAAGGTTTCGGAGCTTGTACCAATACAGGTGCATGCTCAGCCGAGTGCCCTAAGGAGATCAAGCTTGAAAACATTGCTAAGCTGAATGCCGAATACCTGGGTGCTAAAGCAACATCAGAAAACGTATAA
- a CDS encoding sodium:solute symporter — translation MQLIDLLIFIAYMIGMLGVGYYFMGKNKDQDDYYVGGRKMGSLHVGLSVVATDVGGGFSIGLGGLGFTIGLAGSWMLFTGLIGAWLAAVLLIPKIKGNSAFAKFLTFPQLFGHWYGARVALLAGIISAIGYTGFTSSQILAGAKLANGTFPTMDMTTALLVMGIVAVVYTVMGGLKAVIYTDTIQWIILMAGLIFIGIPMAWVAVGGWEGITETVPAEMVSMSNLTWTDLLNWGVTIIPIWFVGMTLYQRIYATKDVKSAKKAWFYAGLFEWPIMAFMGVMLGLMSRVAAEQGLLGDFSAATMDAETGLPLLLRTILPAGILGLMMSAYFSAILSTADSCLMAASGNVMTDLIGERGMNSKHHLRYSQIATFILGGLALLLATQMTEVLGLMLYSYAFMVSGLFIPVLGALFWKKSSAAGAFWAMLIGGVTTVVLILSDIALPYKLDANIFGLTAALIVFIVISYLFPDKHNANSNNGISGTERNRHSNLSSERRDSHISV, via the coding sequence ATGCAACTAATTGACCTGCTAATATTTATAGCGTACATGATCGGTATGCTCGGCGTCGGATATTACTTCATGGGGAAAAATAAAGATCAGGATGACTACTATGTTGGCGGTCGAAAAATGGGTAGTCTTCATGTAGGACTTTCGGTAGTAGCAACAGATGTAGGGGGTGGCTTTAGCATAGGCCTTGGGGGCCTTGGGTTTACCATAGGTCTTGCAGGCAGCTGGATGCTTTTTACCGGACTTATAGGAGCCTGGCTTGCAGCCGTACTTCTGATACCAAAAATTAAAGGAAATAGTGCATTTGCCAAATTTCTAACCTTTCCCCAACTGTTTGGCCACTGGTATGGTGCCAGGGTTGCCCTACTGGCAGGTATCATTTCAGCAATAGGCTACACTGGATTTACCAGTTCACAGATACTGGCGGGTGCCAAACTGGCTAATGGTACATTTCCTACCATGGACATGACCACTGCACTTCTCGTGATGGGTATCGTGGCAGTGGTGTATACTGTTATGGGTGGATTAAAAGCTGTCATCTATACAGATACTATCCAGTGGATCATCCTGATGGCCGGACTTATTTTTATTGGTATCCCTATGGCATGGGTAGCTGTTGGTGGCTGGGAAGGCATTACCGAAACGGTACCGGCTGAGATGGTATCTATGAGCAATCTTACGTGGACGGACTTACTGAACTGGGGGGTTACTATCATCCCTATATGGTTTGTGGGCATGACCCTCTATCAGCGTATCTATGCCACCAAAGATGTTAAATCAGCAAAGAAAGCCTGGTTTTATGCAGGTCTGTTTGAGTGGCCAATTATGGCCTTCATGGGTGTAATGCTCGGCCTAATGTCACGCGTGGCTGCTGAGCAAGGCTTATTAGGAGACTTTTCTGCCGCCACAATGGACGCAGAAACCGGACTTCCGTTACTATTACGTACCATATTGCCTGCTGGTATACTAGGTCTGATGATGTCAGCTTATTTCAGCGCTATTTTATCAACAGCAGATAGTTGCCTGATGGCAGCCAGTGGTAATGTAATGACTGATCTAATTGGTGAGAGGGGAATGAACTCTAAACATCATCTTCGCTATTCACAAATAGCCACCTTCATACTAGGTGGCCTTGCCTTGCTCCTGGCTACTCAGATGACGGAGGTCCTCGGACTTATGCTGTATTCTTATGCCTTTATGGTATCCGGACTTTTTATACCGGTTTTAGGGGCGCTTTTTTGGAAAAAGAGCAGTGCGGCCGGAGCATTCTGGGCTATGCTGATCGGTGGTGTGACCACGGTGGTGCTTATCCTGAGTGATATAGCCTTACCGTATAAATTGGATGCAAATATTTTCGGCCTTACAGCGGCTTTAATCGTATTTATAGTAATATCTTATTTATTTCCCGATAAACATAATGCAAACAGCAACAATGGAATTTCAGGTACTGAGCGCAATAGACACTCCAACCTTTCTTCAGAAAGACGAGATAGCCACATTTCTGTTTGA